ATCGCCGACGACCTGATCGTGGTGGCCAACCTCGATGAAACCGACATCGGGCAGGTGAAGAACGAGCAGGGCGTGGGCGTTACGCTCGAAGCCTATCCCGAGCGCGAGTTCGAAGGCGAAGTTGAAAAGATCGCCTACGACGCCAAGACCATCAGCAACGTCACCATGTACGAAGTGGATGTGCGGCCCTCCCGTGTGCCGCCCTACATGCGCAGCGGCATGACGGCCAACCTCGAATTCGTCATCGAGGAAAAGGAAGGCGCTCTCGTCGTTCCCGCCTCCGCCGTTCAGCAGCGCAGTGGCGGCAAGAAGACCGAAGATGGAGGAAGTGCTCCCGCAGCCGCATCCGGGGGCAACGGTGGAGGTGGCGGAGGCCGCCCCGACATGTCGAACATGTCCGAAGAACAAAAGAAGCAGTTTTTCACCCAGCGCATGAAGGAGCGCGGCATGTCCGATGCCGAGATCAAGGAGCGTCTCGCCCAGATGGCTGCGGGCGGCGGGCGTCCCGGCGGCCGGGGAGGTAAAAGCAGCAAGGGCGGTAGCAACATGGTTTCGTATGTGCTGGTCGATTCCGGCAACCCCGACCAGCCGAATGAACTCGTTGTGAAGACCGGCATGACCGACGGCATCTACACCGAAATCCTCGAAGGCCTTGAAGAGGGCGATGAAGTGCTCATCCGCAAGATCAGCCTGGGGTCTGCCAAGTCCGGCGGATCCTCCAACCCCTTCCTGCCCTCCATGGGCGGGCGTAGCGGTGGTGGTGGTGGCGGAGGTCGCCGCTAATGATCAAGATCGAAAATCTGCGGAAGACCTACCAGATGGGCTCGGTCGAGGTGCGTGCGCTCGACGGGGTCTCACTCACGGTCGAGCAGGGCGAATATGTCGCCATCATCGGCGCGTCCGGTTCCGGAAAATCGACCCTGATGCATATTCTCGGCCTGTTGGATGTGCCCGACGCCGGCACCTTTGAGATCGATGGAACCGATGTCACCAAATTTTCCGAGAACGAGCTGGCGGCCTTCCGCAACCGGATCATGGGCTTCGTCTTCCAGCAGTTCAACCTGCTCAAGCGCACCAGTGCCCTCGAAAACGTCGGCCTGCCCCTGATCTATGCCCGCAACGGCAAAAAATCCGATGCCGCCAACAAGATGCTCGATCTCGTCGGGCTCGGCGACCGCATCAGCCACCATCCCAACGAACTCTCCGGCGGCCAGCAGCAGCGCGTCGCCATTGCCCGTGCGCTGGTCAACAACCCCTCCATCATCTTCGCCGACGAACCCACCGGCAACCTCGACTCCAAGAGCGCCAAGGAAATCATGGAGGTCATGAGCGAGCTGCACGCGCAGGGCCTCACCATCATCCTCGTCACGCACGATGCCAACGTGGCCAACCATGCCCAGCGCATCATCGAAATCAAGGATGGCAAGATCCTCGCCGACTTCCAGAACCCCGATTCGCCCGAAGTGCCGCGCGTTGGCAAGGTCGAGCAAACCAAGGAAGCGCACGCCGGTTTCGGGCATACGTTGCTTGAAGGCATCACCCTGGTGAAACAATCGATCCGCTCGCTCGCCGCCAACAAGGTGCGCACGGCGCTCTCCGCGCTTGGCATCATGATCGGCGTCGCCGCCGTCATCGCCACCGTGGCGGTCGGCAACGGCGCCAAGGCCGCCGTGGAGGAATCGATGAGCCGCCTCGGCTCCAACCTGCTGATGCTCTATCCGCAGCGCCGCTCGCGCGGCGGGGTGAGCCAGGGCCAGGGCGGGAGCGACTCGCGGCTCACCACGGCCGATGTCAGTGCCATCCGCAAAGAGGTCGAGCATGTCATCCGGATTAGCCCCACGTGCGATGGCAACGCCCAGCTGAAGGCCGGCAACCAAAACTGGAGCTGCCGGGTGCAGGGCGTCGATCCCGACTACGAAGCCATGCGTTCCTACGAACCGCAGCTCGGCCGCTTCTTCACCGACGAGGAAGTCCACAGCCGCGCCCGCGTTGCCGTGCTCGGTGTGACCCCGGTGCGGGAACTCTTCGGAACGGACAACCCAATCGGCAAGCAGGTCAAGATCAACCGCCAAACCTTCACCGTGATCGGCGTCCTGCCGGAAAAAGGCAGCAGCGGGTTCCGCGACTACGACGACACCGCCTTCGTGCCTCTATCCACAGCCATGCGCAGGCTGTTCGGCAAACAATATCTCGACCGGGTGGAAATCCAGATCGACGAAGCCCAAAACATGGAACGCGCCCAGACCGATATCCTGGCGTTGGTTGCCCAGCGGCACCGCACCGGCACGGCCGCGAACCCCTTCGAAATCCGCAACCTCGCCGAAATCCAGGACACCATGACCGAAACCAGCACCATCTTGTCGATGCTGCTCTCCAGCATCGCCTCGATCGCGCTGATCGTCGGCGGCATCGGCATCATGAACATCATGCTGGTGTCGGTGACGGAGCGCACGCGCGAGATCGGCCTGCGCAAGGCGCTCGGCGCACGCGGGAGCGATATCATGTCGCAATTCCTCATCGAGGCGCTGGTCATCAGCTTCTTCGGGGGCTGCCTGGGCATTGCGCTGGGTTGGTGCGCGGGCTACCTCACGCAGCGCTTCACCCCCATGACGGTGCTCTTCACGCACGAATCCATCTACATGGCCTTCGGCTTCTCCGCGCTCATCGGCGTCCTCTTCGGCATCTGGCCCGCCCGCAAGGCCGCCGTCCTAAACCCCATCGACGCCTTGAGGTACGAGTAGTAAAGAGTTCCGGGAGGTTGTTAATAGCCTCCTTTGCTAATCCGTGTGGCAACAAAGCTTCCTGATCCGTCGGGGCCGCTATAGTTTCCTTTAATCGTTCCTCCACCATCATGCACCGTTCCGCTAATGCGGATCTCCTCGGATGTTCCGGCAAAAATCGTGCTGCTAAAGGAACTTCCGCTGAGCGTATATGTGCCCGTGTAGTGGCTGTAGCCATTATCATAAAGATATCGGGTCGTCCCGTCTTCATTGATGTACATGGACCCAATATAATCCCCGTCGGCATCGACCTGGAAATAGCCGGCCAATTCCTGCATGGAAACTTCAGACCCTCCGCCGTCGCCGTCGTCTTCCGCCGTATCGTCTTTCCGATGCTTTTGCGAACCGAGTAAGCGCGTGATGTGCTCGACGGTCTTTGGATCCGGGCTCTCCAGTGTCGAATTCAAGGCTGCTCCCTTCCTTAAAAGACCATAGCGGGGATATACGCCTTTCCTTCAGGTTTTCAAGAGCAAACAGGGTGTTCCGGCGGGCTATTTCACGAAGCCGGAGCGGTGGATTTCGAGGCAGAGGTTTTGGAGCATGCGATCGGTGCATTCCTCGAGGGCGTCCTTGGACGGTTTGAAGGGGGCGAGGGGGGCGAGCAGCAACGCCTGCCGGTGGTTGACGCCATCCTTGAGCGAGATCTTGGTTTCCTTGCCGGTGAAGGTGTCCTTGACCACCGCCATCATGCGGAACTGGTCGGTCTCGGTGTAGGGGATGAGGAAGAGCGTCAGGGCGGACAGGGTTTGTTTTGCCGTGCTGGTCGTTTTATCGTCGATGATGGCGACGTAGAGTTGGAGATCGGTTGTTTTCAGGTCGTCGGAGACGAGCGAAAACATGCCGCTGTCTTCCAGATGGTCGATGCAGCGGTCCCGGAGGTAGGCCTGGTTTTCCTGGTCGAGCTTAGTCCACGGCTCGCCATTGACCTTGCCGCTGAAGGCCAGGTTGATATACACCGTTTTTTTGTTCCGGACGCTGGGATAGCCCGAAACGGGTTCGAGCCGGTTGGCTTGGAACGAGGTTGCGCATCCCGACACAAGGGCCAGGGCGAATATTGCCGAAAGTTTAATCATCCACTGTTTCATTGGGTTCTCCGTTCAAATCAAAACAACCTATAAGCAATGATCGAGCCAGTTGGTCAATTCGCCTAAAACCTCGGCGTTCCCTGGTTCGTTATGGATCTCGTGGTAGAAGCCGTCCCAGATTTTCAGGGTGCAGCGGTCGCCCGCTATATTGGCGAATTCGCGCGAGGCCTCGGCGGAGGTGATGCGGTCGGCGTCGCCGTGCATCAGCAGCAGGGGGCAGGGGAAGTCGGAAGCATGTTCGATGTTCCATTGGCCGAACCGAACCATGGCGGTGGCGAGGCTCGGCGAGATACGGTCGTGGGTGAGCGGATCGTTGCGGTAGCTGCGGACAACGTTGATGTCGCGCGAAAGGGCGGTGTCGTCGAGCCCGCTGGGGATGGGGCATTGGATGTGCAATGCATTCAGGATATGCAGCAGTCCGGTTTTCCATGCGGGCGGTTCGTGGGTCAGCCGGAGCAGCGAGGCGGTGGCAATAACTCCAGCCAGCCTGGGTTGCTGGCTGAGGACATGGTGGAGGACGAGGTTTCCGCCGAGGCTGTGGCCATAGAGGAAAACGGGAAGGCCGGGATGAAGCTCCCCGGCCTTTTCCAGTAGCTTGGAGATGTCGGCCATGAGCTCGTCATAGTTCCGGGCATGCCCGCGCCGGCCTCCGGAGCGCCCGTGTCCGCGCAGGTCGATGGCCACAACGGCATAGCCTGCCTGGTTTAGCGCATCGGCCACATGGCCGTAGCGTCCGCAATGTTCGCCGAGTCCGTGAACCAGGCAAACCACGGCTTTGACACCATCATTCGGCAACCAGTGCCGGCCGCACAGCTTCGGATGATCGGGCGTGTCTATGGAGAAGTCGGAATTCACAGGTGCTTCTGTGCCTCCTTGAAGGTTTCGCAGGTGATCACGTGGACATCGTTTCCATAATGGAAGTGCGACATAACCGTGAGGCCAAAGTCGTGGAGGGGTTTCGAAGTGATCCGGATGATTTTCCGCACCCCGTTTCCGTTGAAATAATCCATCAGTTCCCGAAAGTGGGTTCTGGCTTCGCTTTCGAATTCATCCAGCGTGGTTAGATCGCACAGGACATGGAAGTCCGGCTTCAGTTCCCCGATACGCTGTTGGAATTCGTCTAACAGGGACTTGGCTTCGGACTCGTCGAAATGATCCGATAGGGTCAGATGCGTGCGGTTGTGCGTTTGGTCGATTTCAAGTAGATACATGGTTCCGTCCTCGCTTGTCGGCAACGTCTGGAAAAGCTTAGCGCGAATCGCTGTATCTGCAAGAGCTATTGTGGGTTTTGCCGCGATGATCAACCATCTCGCGGAACACATTTCGAAGGAATTAACCCCGTTTTATTAGGTTTCTAATAATGCCTATATAATACCCTGTATATTCGGTGTAGAGGGGGTTGACAAGCTGTGGGAAAAAGCATAATCCGACGGACGCGAGGTAGAAATACTAACTAAATTCCAGGAGGATCAAATGAATGCCCGAACGGCTCTGTATTTCGCGTTTCTCGTGCTCTGCGCACCGCTGGACGCCATGGCCGGCCCCGATCTTTACGTCTCCGCCACCGGCAACGACGGCAACGACGGCCTAACGTGGGAAACCGCCAAGCAGACGCTTAATGCGGCCAGGAACATTGCCGTTTCGCCCGCAACCATCAACGTCGGCCCCGGTGCTTTTTCCGGGAGCGGGAACGAAAACCTCGACTGGAAATATTCCGATGGCATCGGTGTGGTTGGTGCTGGCCCGACGGCGACCGTTTTCCAGACGAGCAACACCGGCTTCATCCGTAACCTGAACAGTTGCTCGAACCGTACCCGGTTTGCGGACTTCAAGGTTGTCATTACCGGCGATGGAACCGACCACTGGCGGGCCCCGTTTACCTTCTGGACGACGGCATCGGAGCCGGAGCTTCAATACTGCAACGTCACGTTGTCGAACCTGTGGCTCAAGGGCGAATACGACGGCGACCAATTCAGCGGGATTCCTGGGACGCGCAGCCGGATTAATGGGAACGCCGTATTCTTCGGTGGCTGGGGAACGGAAACCGATCTCGAAGGCGAGGCGATCGTTTCGCACTGCCTGATCGAGGGCTTCGGCCGTGCCGTGGCCTACGACGACTACCGTGGTGGAAGCCTGTCGCATACCGTGCAGGTTGAACGCTGCACCATTGTAAATTGCGCCAGTCCCGACCAGTCTTCCGGGCATCTGATCCGGCTCCGCGGATCGGGAGGCAACCGCAATGTAAACATCGTGGAGTGCGTCATCGCCTACGGCAACTCGGATTCCAACAGCGCGAACACCTATGCCATCTATAACAACGATTCGACCAGTAATCATGTGAGCTGCACCAGCAACTTGATCTGGCACATCGGTCCCGATTCACCGCACGAAAACTATTACCAGCCAACGGACCGCATCGAAGGCGAGGAGGCCGACGCCCATTACGCGCCGGTGTTCAAGACGGTTAGTGGCGAACCCTATGTTCTGGCCGACCCCGACGAACGCGGTTGGCGCTGGACAGAACCGGATCCGCCGCTTCTGATTACCTTGCCGGCCGATCTTTCCGAGGCTTGGTTCGCTGCCTCGAATGTAACGATCCATGGTTCTGCATCGCCTGATATAGCGGGTGCCATTGCCTGGACCAACGACCTCGGCGGCACGGGATCGATTCCGGTTGCAACCCATTGGACGATTGCCGATATTCCGCTGGCTGTGGGCACCAACACGATCACGGTGACGGCGAACGAAGCGGGCGGTGGCACGGTCACGGGTTCTGTTCGGGTGGTTCGCTTGCATTGGCACTATTTCGTTAGCACGAATGGCAGCGACGCCAACGATGGCCTAACGTGGGGCACGGCAAAGCTGACGTTGCAGTCGGCCCTGGGCGTCTCGCAGGCCCCGGCAACCATCTTTGTCGGCCCCGGGCTCTTCGAGGGAACCGGCAATCACAACGTATCGTGGAAACTCTATGGCGGCGTTTCTGTGGTTGGCGCCGGACCTGCGGCGACAGTCTTCCGGGCAACCGACAACCAAAGCTTTATTCGCCGATTGAACGGCTGCGACATCCAAACATATTTCACCGGTTTCAAAGTCGAAATCGCTGGCAACGGATCCGACTTGAACCGCTCCGCATTCGATTTGCTGACGCATGATGCCGACCCGAGCCTGCATGTCAGCAATGTGGTGCTTTCGAACCTTTGGCTCAAGGGGGAATACGACGGCGACCAGATCAACGGCATCGCAGGGACGGATGACCATGCCAACGGTACGGGACTGCTCTTCTACGGCTGGGGAACAAATGCGGTCATCGAAGGCGAAATCGATCTGTCGCATTGCCTGATCGAAGGCTTTGGCCGCGCCGTCGCCTACGGCGACTATAAAGGCAGCAGCCTATCGCATACCGTGAACGTCGACCGATGCACGATCGTCAACTGCGCCGGTCCGGGCGCGATCGACGCCGATCTGCTGCGGCTCCGGGGCTCCGGCAGCAACCGTTGGATGAACGTCAGCGACTGCGTCATCGCCTATGGCATCTCCGACCCGAACAGCCTGAACTACTATGCGCTCTACGACAATGATTCGTACGGGAACCACATGGTTTCCGACAACAACCTCATCTGGCACATCGGCCCCAACGCGCCGCACGAAAACTATTACCGCCCAGCCGACCGCATTGAAGGCGAAGAAAACGATGTTCATTTCGAGCCGCTGTTCAAGACGAACAACGGCCTGCCCTATGCGCTGTCGCTGGCCGTGGGCGACGGCGTCGAGCGCGGCTGGCTTATAAGTGCGCTCTCGTCGAATGTGGTCATCGAGGTGGGGGGCGAAGAGGTGGAGGTCAATGTGCTGGAAGTGCTTCCTGCCTCGGCCTATCTGCCGGTGGGCGACCGCATGCAGCTGGAGGCCTGGGCATGGAACGCGGCAACACCTGCCTCCAACTACAACGTGACCGGTCTGGTGGATTGGTTTTCGGATGCACCTGCCGCCGCAACCGTTTCCAACGGCTGGATACAGGCGACGCACGGCGGACTGGTTCGCATCGGAGCCGTACTGGAGGGGCTTTCAGCCGCTGCGGACGTGCAAGTCACCGGTGTTGACCTTATTCCGGTCAACGACTGGGTCGATGACGGATTCGCGGTGTTGGAGGCCACGGTCGGGTACGAGGACTGGCATAATATTTTCGATGACAACACCGAGAACTACTACAAGACCATCCTGATCAATCCGGCCGTTGTGACCGTGACGTTCGACGCGCCTCAGGTGGTGGTCGGGGCCGAGGGGCGCTTCTCACATGCGGCCTACCACGATTGGACGTTGGAGGTGGCGGGATCGAGCGCCGACCTCGACGATCAGACCAATACCTATCGCAAGGTGTTCGGACCGGAGCGTCTGAATGATGATTTGCTGCACGACCGCTGGTGGACGGATGCCCCGGCAACCGGAAGGGTCTACCGGTTCACCGTGCTGCGCGCCGGGAACCCGGCGGACATCGTTCATATTCGTCGGCTGGCGTTGCTGCCGCTGCTGCCGGAAACCGATATCGTGATGGGGGTTGAAACGGTGCGGGTGAACCGCATTGTGATCGAGCCCGATCCGGCCGAGTCGATTCCGGGGCGGCAGGAGGGGTTCCGCGCCTACGGCTCGCTGAGCTACAGCAATGGGGCGAACTGGGATGTGACGGACTATGTGGATTGGTCGGTTGCCGACACCCATGTTGCACGTTCGCTCGGCGGCGGCACGATCGAAAGCCTGTCGCTCGGATCAACCACGGTGCGGGCCTCCTCCGATGATGTTGCCGGGGTTGCCGCGCTGACCGTACGCGAAGCGCGCGCGGCGGATCTGGATGTGGGCTATGTCCAGCGGACCCCCGCCTACAACCGCTTCCATGTCTCCTACGCCGGCGACCCGCAGGTGGATCCGGCCTACGCCGGCGAACAAAAGTGGCCGGCGCCGGGCGAGACCGTCACCTACACCGCGCACTGCTGGAACCGCGGCGACTTTGCGGTCAGCAACGTGGTTTGGCGTTGGATCTTTGATGGCTCGGTGCAAACCCAGGGTATCCTCGCGGTTTGCGAATCGGGTGCGGCATGGTCCAACAGCTGGAGCGCACCATGGCCGGCCGATGCCGTCGAAACGATCCCCGAGCCCGGAGGCGCCTACAGCGACGGCGCGCAAAAACTAGAGCGCGGCGTGCCGGGGTACCGTGTTCGTTTCGAACTCGATCCGTTCGATGCCATTGCCGAGCAGTGCG
This DNA window, taken from Pontiella desulfatans, encodes the following:
- a CDS encoding efflux RND transporter periplasmic adaptor subunit, with product MKKSIKWIVVILVLAAVGFYWFKSKTKKAEASKPTYDRAKVELRDLRTTVESTGEVEPRNRLDVKPPIAGRLEELLVDEGDKVTKGQILGWVSSTERATLLDAALATSKEELEYWQDLYKPSPLVSPLKGTIIARNFEPGQSISANDAVVVIADDLIVVANLDETDIGQVKNEQGVGVTLEAYPEREFEGEVEKIAYDAKTISNVTMYEVDVRPSRVPPYMRSGMTANLEFVIEEKEGALVVPASAVQQRSGGKKTEDGGSAPAAASGGNGGGGGGRPDMSNMSEEQKKQFFTQRMKERGMSDAEIKERLAQMAAGGGRPGGRGGKSSKGGSNMVSYVLVDSGNPDQPNELVVKTGMTDGIYTEILEGLEEGDEVLIRKISLGSAKSGGSSNPFLPSMGGRSGGGGGGGRR
- a CDS encoding ABC transporter permease, whose protein sequence is MIKIENLRKTYQMGSVEVRALDGVSLTVEQGEYVAIIGASGSGKSTLMHILGLLDVPDAGTFEIDGTDVTKFSENELAAFRNRIMGFVFQQFNLLKRTSALENVGLPLIYARNGKKSDAANKMLDLVGLGDRISHHPNELSGGQQQRVAIARALVNNPSIIFADEPTGNLDSKSAKEIMEVMSELHAQGLTIILVTHDANVANHAQRIIEIKDGKILADFQNPDSPEVPRVGKVEQTKEAHAGFGHTLLEGITLVKQSIRSLAANKVRTALSALGIMIGVAAVIATVAVGNGAKAAVEESMSRLGSNLLMLYPQRRSRGGVSQGQGGSDSRLTTADVSAIRKEVEHVIRISPTCDGNAQLKAGNQNWSCRVQGVDPDYEAMRSYEPQLGRFFTDEEVHSRARVAVLGVTPVRELFGTDNPIGKQVKINRQTFTVIGVLPEKGSSGFRDYDDTAFVPLSTAMRRLFGKQYLDRVEIQIDEAQNMERAQTDILALVAQRHRTGTAANPFEIRNLAEIQDTMTETSTILSMLLSSIASIALIVGGIGIMNIMLVSVTERTREIGLRKALGARGSDIMSQFLIEALVISFFGGCLGIALGWCAGYLTQRFTPMTVLFTHESIYMAFGFSALIGVLFGIWPARKAAVLNPIDALRYE
- a CDS encoding alpha/beta hydrolase, coding for MNSDFSIDTPDHPKLCGRHWLPNDGVKAVVCLVHGLGEHCGRYGHVADALNQAGYAVVAIDLRGHGRSGGRRGHARNYDELMADISKLLEKAGELHPGLPVFLYGHSLGGNLVLHHVLSQQPRLAGVIATASLLRLTHEPPAWKTGLLHILNALHIQCPIPSGLDDTALSRDINVVRSYRNDPLTHDRISPSLATAMVRFGQWNIEHASDFPCPLLLMHGDADRITSAEASREFANIAGDRCTLKIWDGFYHEIHNEPGNAEVLGELTNWLDHCL
- a CDS encoding Ig-like domain-containing protein; its protein translation is MNARTALYFAFLVLCAPLDAMAGPDLYVSATGNDGNDGLTWETAKQTLNAARNIAVSPATINVGPGAFSGSGNENLDWKYSDGIGVVGAGPTATVFQTSNTGFIRNLNSCSNRTRFADFKVVITGDGTDHWRAPFTFWTTASEPELQYCNVTLSNLWLKGEYDGDQFSGIPGTRSRINGNAVFFGGWGTETDLEGEAIVSHCLIEGFGRAVAYDDYRGGSLSHTVQVERCTIVNCASPDQSSGHLIRLRGSGGNRNVNIVECVIAYGNSDSNSANTYAIYNNDSTSNHVSCTSNLIWHIGPDSPHENYYQPTDRIEGEEADAHYAPVFKTVSGEPYVLADPDERGWRWTEPDPPLLITLPADLSEAWFAASNVTIHGSASPDIAGAIAWTNDLGGTGSIPVATHWTIADIPLAVGTNTITVTANEAGGGTVTGSVRVVRLHWHYFVSTNGSDANDGLTWGTAKLTLQSALGVSQAPATIFVGPGLFEGTGNHNVSWKLYGGVSVVGAGPAATVFRATDNQSFIRRLNGCDIQTYFTGFKVEIAGNGSDLNRSAFDLLTHDADPSLHVSNVVLSNLWLKGEYDGDQINGIAGTDDHANGTGLLFYGWGTNAVIEGEIDLSHCLIEGFGRAVAYGDYKGSSLSHTVNVDRCTIVNCAGPGAIDADLLRLRGSGSNRWMNVSDCVIAYGISDPNSLNYYALYDNDSYGNHMVSDNNLIWHIGPNAPHENYYRPADRIEGEENDVHFEPLFKTNNGLPYALSLAVGDGVERGWLISALSSNVVIEVGGEEVEVNVLEVLPASAYLPVGDRMQLEAWAWNAATPASNYNVTGLVDWFSDAPAAATVSNGWIQATHGGLVRIGAVLEGLSAAADVQVTGVDLIPVNDWVDDGFAVLEATVGYEDWHNIFDDNTENYYKTILINPAVVTVTFDAPQVVVGAEGRFSHAAYHDWTLEVAGSSADLDDQTNTYRKVFGPERLNDDLLHDRWWTDAPATGRVYRFTVLRAGNPADIVHIRRLALLPLLPETDIVMGVETVRVNRIVIEPDPAESIPGRQEGFRAYGSLSYSNGANWDVTDYVDWSVADTHVARSLGGGTIESLSLGSTTVRASSDDVAGVAALTVREARAADLDVGYVQRTPAYNRFHVSYAGDPQVDPAYAGEQKWPAPGETVTYTAHCWNRGDFAVSNVVWRWIFDGSVQTQGILAVCESGAAWSNSWSAPWPADAVETIPEPGGAYSDGAQKLERGVPGYRVRFELDPFDAIAEQCELNNVVDDDIAAIVFWLYFEETPYRLFSSMPNLLESYSPDDWGRMMVRAFERRLNACGCPQPVRLDRVSIHPDSSLSGGTHSPGDLDTWPCDGNWGMDIGGWYEERVERYAKSVEGGLMHEWGHQIGIVDLYRDDTVNSKFLITTGGVAVAGTPACPNLWGETLFHGNMEIMHDSGSAYYVEPGRGMMANHSKRYFCSSTVAGMSRNLGMRRGFYGDYMAAIQSNITLRVRHLDGSPVPGAAVRVFQRGWDEIVPDNPKFSGTTDAFGEWAFPHQTLPGWEGGMAVHNPWSSMNNGWTFQGPAPVGQNRLLVVELQFDGRVEYHFVEVDAANLAFAAGETEHWTMELTTYASREGNNLPAIDFNGAPDTVELVEGEFFSAVISATDADGDPVVLSCTPMENTTFDPARGLFTFRPDALQITEGGGHYESMYVDFVADDGLFKSTRRMNFLVDDVPGWATLDESDNDGDGAGDLADPDDDNDGMTDEFETQYGLDPFADDADDHGDGDGQTNWEEYIAGTDPTNGASCFCILSLSEDGTIISWSSVSGRRYSVQTTTNLLSAGYADVAGGIDLPATPEENAFTNAPPASDEPLFYRVKVRLP